DNA sequence from the bacterium genome:
CGGCGTCCGGAACATGTACCGCTGACCGGCTCTGCCGGTCACGCGCTCGCGGCCGAAGTCTTCGCGTCCGTCGAATCCATCGCCCTTGCCGGGACCGATCTGGGGCATGCCGATGGCGTGAAAGTCATGATCGGTCTGAAACTTCCCGGAGTGACACAAGACACAGTCGAGCCTGCCGTAGAAGAGCTTCATGCCGCGGCGCGCGGCCCGGCTCATGGCGCCTTTGTCGCCGCGCAGGTAGCGATCGAAGGGACTGTTGTCGGCCCTCCACGCTTTGGCCTCGAAAGCCGCGATCGCGTTGGCCGCGTGGACGTAGCTGATATCCGCCGCCGTACTGACGTCATCGAAGACTTCGACAAACAGATCGACGTAAACCGGGATGGCCCGCAGCCGCTCGGCAAGGAGCTCCCAGACCCAGGGAAGATTGCCGGCCCCGGCCGCGTCGGCAACTTCGTTCTCGCCGGCCTGTCCCGCCATCTCGGTCCCCGAGGTGACCGGGAACATGGCTTGCGCGGCAAGAACGTTCTCGAGTCCGGCCGGTTGATCCGCGCCGGCGGGCGTGCGCATGCCGAACGGTGCACTCTTCTTGCGCTCCACCCGGCCGTCATGGAACATGCGGCGGAATTGTTTCGCGCCGAGGTTGAAGACCGGCGGGGCATTGCGCGGCACGCGCTCATGAATCGCTTTCTTGCCTTTGCCGGTATCGCGACCGACCCCGAGGCCGCGGCCGCCCTCGCCTACCGACAGCGACAGGCCGTCACCGGTCGCCGCGAGTGGGTGGTGGCACGTCGCGCAGGAGATGTTCCTGTTGCCCGATAGGATCTTGTCGAAGAAAAGAAGCCTGCCGAGCTCCACCTTGGTCGGATCGGGACGACCTCGATCGTAGTAGTTACCGTTTCGAACCTTCTTCGGCAACTCATCGCGCCAACTCGCGGCCTGTGCCGTCCATCCGAGCGTGCTTGTCTCTTCTGTCTCTGCCGTGCCGGGAGCCGCGGGAGCCGCGGCCAACGCGACCGCCACGACAGTCAGAACGACCAAGGACCTAGACATGCTGAATCCTCCATATCCGGAGCCTCCACCTGGCGCCGACAAGGATTCCGCCCGACTTGCCTCGGCTGAATCAGGCCGGCGACCGGCGTTCTCCGGCATCCAGTCTAGGCACCCACGCCACGAACGACCCCACCCTAAAAGGGGGGCCTGCCGCCCAGTGCTTGCTCCACGCCAACGCCTGTCCTACAATCTCTCTCCCGCACAGCCTCACCGGGCCCTGCGGCGGCACCTGCACCGATAGCTCAATTGGATAGAGCACCTGACTACGGATCAGGAGGTTGGGGATTCGAGTTCTCCTCGGTGCACCATTTAAGCCCAGCATTTCGAACGCGTTGCATAATCGCTGTCCTGGACTACTGTCCCGCTAACGGATCAACCGCTGAGTTGGCTCGCTTCCCGCCGCAGGCCCAGACCAAGTAGCTCAAGGCCCACCCCCGTCGAAATGTCGTCCTGCGACCAGCCCTGGGACTTTGAATCTGCGTGCCACTCGAGCAACTCTCTGCTGGGTTGCTTCTCGTTGTTTCTACGCCGCGCCTAGCGATGAACGGAAACGGCGTCGAAGACAATGGTGCCACCCTTCGTGCCTCGAGAGCCGGCGGGTAGGCCGAGGGTCAGGACGCTTATGCTGTCGCGGTCGGTAGCCAAATCTTGACGTTCGGCAACCACTCGGCCTTTCTTGGTGAGCCGCGCGACGCCATCGGCTACGAAGGGGCCGCTCGCGCGTTGCCATTCGATACCGAGGCGCGTACTCGTATCGGTCGCAATCCGGGTGCCGCCCACTTTCACGAAGCCGCCCAGGCCCCCCGGCCCCCCCAATCTAATACCCGGCTGCCGAGCCCACAAGTCGAGCCTGTACTTGTCGTCGACTTCTCTCATGGTCAATCTCACCTGCCGTCTGCCGTGACCCGAAAAGTGCACGAGATCTACCGTCTGGCCGGCGAGCCCGACCCGGTTCGGCAGCAGCGAGAATTCGAGTGCGACGCTCGGCTCGCGGTCCAGGCTTCGTGTGCGGACAAAGGACTTTCTTTCGCTGCCGTCGACATCGACGGCGAGCGCCTGATCGCTCCCCCCGAGGCCGGGCACGGTCAGGCGCACCTTGCGCTTGATCTTTGTCCAGCCTGAGAGGCTCGGTTCCTCGAAACCGTGAGAGAAAAGCGGCGCGCGTGGATAGATCCTGACGGTTCCGAAGTCCTCGGGAGACTCTCCATGAGGGCAGGCGACCACCAATTCCCGGGGACCCAGAACAGGGCTGCCGCAGTCGGTGCCCTTGAGCGGGAGCTCGCCGACCGGACGCCATGCGGGGTCGAGCCCGCTCATGCGGTCGAGCACCTGCACCGCGCCGTCCGAGGTCAAACTCAAGTGAGCGATTGAGTGTTGACGAAGAGCGAGAACGAAGAGTCCCTGATCGGCTGCAGCTGGTGCTGCCAGGT
Encoded proteins:
- a CDS encoding cytochrome-c peroxidase produces the protein MSRSLVVLTVVAVALAAAPAAPGTAETEETSTLGWTAQAASWRDELPKKVRNGNYYDRGRPDPTKVELGRLLFFDKILSGNRNISCATCHHPLAATGDGLSLSVGEGGRGLGVGRDTGKGKKAIHERVPRNAPPVFNLGAKQFRRMFHDGRVERKKSAPFGMRTPAGADQPAGLENVLAAQAMFPVTSGTEMAGQAGENEVADAAGAGNLPWVWELLAERLRAIPVYVDLFVEVFDDVSTAADISYVHAANAIAAFEAKAWRADNSPFDRYLRGDKGAMSRAARRGMKLFYGRLDCVLCHSGKFQTDHDFHAIGMPQIGPGKGDGFDGREDFGRERVTGRAGQRYMFRTP